A DNA window from Enterobacter asburiae contains the following coding sequences:
- the phoR gene encoding phosphate regulon sensor histidine kinase PhoR, with the protein MLERLSWKRLVFELILCCIPAFLLGAFLGHLPWFLLASVTGLLIWHFWNLLRLSWWLWVDRSMTPPPGSGSWEPLLYGLHQMQMRNKKRRRELGSLIKRFRSGAESLPDAVILTTEEGTIFWCNGLAQQLLGLRWPDDNGQNILNLLRYPEFTLYLKKRDFTRPHNLKLNNGRHLEIRVMPYSDKQWLMVARDVTQMHQLEGARRNFFANVSHELRTPLTVLQGYLEMMQEQTLEGAPREKALHTMREQTHRMEGLVKQLLTLSKIEAAPTLALNETIDVPMMLRVVEREAQTLSHKKHHLTFEVDNTLKVLGSEDELRSAISNLVYNAVNHTPEGTNIVVRWHHAPTGAEFSVEDNGPGIAPEHIPRLTERFYRVDKARSRQTGGSGLGLAIVKHAVNHHESRLDIQSTLGKGTRFSFVIPERLIAKKIA; encoded by the coding sequence GTGCTGGAACGTCTGTCATGGAAAAGGCTCGTCTTTGAACTGATCTTATGCTGTATTCCGGCCTTCCTTCTGGGGGCCTTTCTTGGACACCTGCCGTGGTTTCTGCTGGCGTCGGTCACCGGGCTGCTGATCTGGCACTTCTGGAACCTGCTGCGCCTCTCCTGGTGGCTGTGGGTTGACCGAAGTATGACGCCGCCGCCGGGAAGCGGCAGCTGGGAGCCGCTGCTGTACGGTCTGCATCAGATGCAGATGCGTAATAAAAAGCGTCGCCGCGAGCTGGGAAGCCTGATTAAGCGTTTTCGCAGCGGTGCAGAGTCGCTGCCGGATGCCGTTATTCTGACGACCGAAGAAGGGACGATCTTCTGGTGTAACGGCCTTGCGCAACAGCTGCTGGGCCTGCGCTGGCCCGATGATAATGGTCAGAATATCCTCAACCTTCTGCGCTATCCCGAGTTCACGCTGTATCTGAAAAAGCGTGATTTTACCCGCCCGCACAATCTGAAGCTCAATAATGGTCGCCATCTGGAAATCCGCGTGATGCCCTACAGCGATAAGCAGTGGCTGATGGTGGCGCGCGATGTCACCCAGATGCACCAGCTGGAAGGGGCGCGTCGCAACTTCTTCGCCAACGTCAGTCACGAACTGCGTACCCCGCTGACCGTGCTTCAGGGCTACCTGGAGATGATGCAGGAGCAAACGCTTGAAGGCGCGCCGCGTGAAAAAGCGCTGCACACCATGCGCGAGCAAACGCACCGGATGGAAGGGCTGGTGAAGCAGCTGCTGACGCTCTCGAAGATTGAAGCGGCGCCAACGCTCGCGCTAAATGAGACCATTGATGTCCCGATGATGCTGCGGGTAGTTGAGCGTGAAGCGCAGACGCTAAGCCACAAAAAGCATCACCTGACCTTTGAGGTCGACAATACGCTGAAGGTGCTGGGCAGCGAAGATGAACTGCGGAGCGCCATTTCCAACCTGGTGTATAACGCGGTGAATCATACGCCGGAGGGGACGAATATCGTGGTGCGCTGGCACCATGCCCCAACGGGGGCTGAGTTTAGCGTGGAAGACAACGGGCCGGGGATCGCGCCTGAGCATATTCCGCGTCTGACCGAGCGCTTTTACCGTGTGGATAAAGCGCGATCCCGGCAAACAGGCGGAAGCGGCCTGGGGCTGGCAATTGTGAAACACGCGGTGAATCACCATGAAAGCCGTCTCGATATTCAGAGTACGCTGGGTAAAGGAACCCGCTTCAGTTTCGTTATTCCGGAACGATTAATTGCCAAAAAGATCGCCTGA
- the malZ gene encoding maltodextrin glucosidase — MLNAWHLPVAPFVKQNKDNLVITLWLAGENQPERVTLRAEIDNEETGLKMHKLRSQPQPGITAWRANIDLNSGQPRRRYSFKLLWNNRQLWFTPQGFSRFPPARLEQFAVDYPDNGPQWVNDQVFYQIFPDRFARSEKRTADQDKIYHHHAAGHDIILKAWDEPLTAQAGGSTFYGGDLDGISEKLPYLKKLGVTALYLNPVFKAPSVHKYDTEDYRHVDEQFGGDEALLRLRKNTQNEGMRLILDGVFNHSGDSHAWFDRHNQSMGGACHNPDSPQRDWYSFNEEGRALDWLGYASLPKLDFQSPTLVNEIYGGEDSIVRHWLKAPWNMDGWRLDVVHMLGEAGGARNNLQHVAGITRSAKAAQPEAFVFGEHFGDARQWLQNDAEDAAMNYRGFTFPLWGFLANTDISYDPNHIDAETCMAWMENYRAGLSHQQQLRMFNQLDSHDTARFKSLLGKDVARLPLAVTWLFTWPGVPCIYYGDEVGLDGNNDPFCRKTFPWEPEKHDKVLFSLYQRLAKLRKQSLALRYGGCQVVYAHDNVVVFARVYNQQRVLVAINRGEACEVVLDDSPLLKVAAWKNKEGKATIQDGVLALPAVSATIWFGS, encoded by the coding sequence ATGTTAAACGCCTGGCACCTTCCGGTTGCCCCATTTGTTAAGCAAAACAAAGACAACCTTGTGATTACGCTCTGGCTGGCGGGGGAAAATCAGCCTGAACGCGTGACGCTCCGCGCCGAAATAGATAACGAAGAGACCGGCCTGAAAATGCACAAGCTGCGCAGCCAGCCGCAGCCGGGGATCACGGCGTGGCGGGCGAATATCGACCTGAATAGCGGGCAGCCGCGCCGCCGTTACAGCTTTAAGCTTTTGTGGAATAACCGCCAGCTGTGGTTTACCCCGCAGGGGTTTAGCCGTTTCCCGCCCGCACGGCTGGAGCAGTTTGCGGTCGATTACCCGGATAACGGCCCGCAGTGGGTTAACGATCAGGTGTTTTACCAGATTTTCCCGGACCGTTTTGCGCGCAGCGAAAAACGCACCGCCGACCAGGATAAGATCTATCACCACCATGCGGCGGGCCACGACATTATCCTGAAAGCGTGGGACGAGCCGTTAACCGCGCAGGCGGGTGGATCCACTTTTTACGGCGGCGATCTCGACGGCATCAGCGAAAAGCTGCCGTACCTGAAAAAGCTCGGCGTGACGGCGCTGTATCTCAACCCGGTGTTTAAAGCCCCGAGCGTGCACAAATACGATACCGAAGATTATCGCCACGTTGACGAACAGTTTGGTGGTGACGAGGCGCTGCTGCGCCTGCGTAAGAACACTCAAAACGAAGGCATGCGCCTGATTCTGGACGGCGTGTTCAACCACAGTGGAGATTCGCACGCCTGGTTTGACCGCCATAACCAGTCGATGGGCGGGGCGTGTCATAACCCGGACTCGCCGCAGCGCGACTGGTACAGCTTTAACGAGGAGGGCCGCGCGCTGGACTGGCTGGGCTACGCGAGCCTGCCGAAGCTGGATTTCCAGTCGCCAACGCTCGTGAATGAAATCTACGGCGGCGAAGACAGCATCGTCCGTCACTGGCTGAAGGCGCCGTGGAATATGGACGGCTGGCGGCTGGACGTGGTGCATATGCTCGGTGAAGCCGGCGGAGCGCGGAATAACCTTCAGCACGTCGCCGGGATTACGCGCTCGGCGAAAGCGGCCCAGCCGGAGGCGTTCGTCTTTGGCGAGCACTTTGGCGACGCGCGCCAGTGGCTGCAGAACGATGCGGAAGATGCGGCGATGAACTATCGCGGCTTTACCTTCCCGCTGTGGGGATTCCTCGCTAACACCGACATCTCCTACGATCCGAATCATATCGACGCTGAAACCTGCATGGCGTGGATGGAGAACTATCGCGCCGGTCTGTCCCATCAGCAGCAGCTGCGGATGTTCAACCAGCTCGATAGCCACGATACCGCCCGCTTTAAATCCCTGCTCGGCAAGGATGTGGCGCGTCTGCCGCTGGCGGTGACCTGGCTCTTCACCTGGCCGGGCGTGCCGTGCATCTATTATGGAGACGAAGTGGGGCTGGACGGCAACAACGATCCGTTCTGCCGTAAAACCTTCCCGTGGGAGCCAGAGAAGCATGACAAGGTGCTGTTCAGCCTGTATCAGCGGCTGGCGAAGCTGCGTAAGCAGAGTCTCGCTCTGCGCTACGGCGGCTGTCAGGTGGTCTATGCGCACGATAACGTCGTGGTGTTTGCTCGCGTCTATAACCAGCAGCGCGTGCTCGTGGCGATCAACCGGGGCGAGGCCTGCGAAGTGGTGCTGGATGATTCACCGCTGCTGAAGGTGGCTGCGTGGAAGAATAAAGAGGGCAAGGCGACGATACAGGACGGCGTGCTGGCGCTGCCTGCGGTATCCGCGACAATCTGGTTCGGCAGTTAA
- the proY gene encoding proline-specific permease ProY, with the protein MESTNKLKRGLSTRHIRFMALGSAIGTGLFYGSADAIKMAGPSVLLAYIIGGVAAYIIMRALGEMSVHNPSASSFSRYAQENLGPLAGFITGWTYCFEILIVAIADVTAFGIYMGVWFPAVPHWIWVLSVVLIICAVNLMSVKVFGELEFWFSFFKVATIIIMIVAGFGIIIWGIGNGGQPTGIHNLWSNGGFFSNGWLGMVMSLQMVMFAYGGIEIIGITAGEAKDPEKSIPRAINSVPMRILVFYVGTLFVIMSIYPWNQVGTNGSPFVLTFQHMGIAFAASILNFVVLTASLSAINSDVFGVGRMLHGMAEQGSAPKVFAKTSRRGTPWVTVVVMTVALLFSVYLNYIMPENVFLVIASLATFATVWVWIMILLSQIAFRRRLSPDEAKALKFKVPGGVATTVVGLIFLVFIIALIGYHPDTRISLYVGCAWIVLLLVGWMFKCRRDRQLAEAQ; encoded by the coding sequence ATGGAAAGCACTAACAAACTTAAACGTGGATTGAGCACGCGCCACATCCGCTTTATGGCGCTGGGCTCTGCTATCGGCACCGGTCTTTTTTATGGCTCGGCAGATGCCATCAAAATGGCCGGTCCCAGCGTTCTGCTGGCGTACATCATCGGCGGCGTGGCGGCGTATATCATCATGCGCGCCCTCGGCGAAATGTCGGTTCACAACCCGTCCGCCAGCTCCTTCTCCCGCTACGCGCAGGAAAACCTCGGCCCGCTGGCCGGGTTTATCACCGGCTGGACCTACTGCTTTGAAATCCTGATTGTGGCGATTGCCGACGTGACGGCGTTTGGCATCTATATGGGCGTCTGGTTCCCGGCGGTGCCGCACTGGATTTGGGTGCTGAGCGTGGTGCTGATCATTTGCGCCGTCAACCTGATGAGCGTGAAGGTGTTCGGCGAGCTCGAATTCTGGTTCTCCTTCTTCAAGGTCGCCACCATCATCATCATGATCGTGGCCGGTTTCGGCATCATCATCTGGGGAATCGGCAACGGCGGGCAGCCGACCGGCATCCATAACCTCTGGAGCAACGGTGGCTTCTTCAGCAACGGCTGGCTCGGGATGGTCATGTCGCTGCAGATGGTGATGTTCGCCTACGGCGGCATCGAGATTATCGGTATTACCGCCGGTGAAGCGAAAGATCCGGAGAAATCCATTCCGCGCGCCATCAACTCGGTGCCGATGCGTATTCTGGTGTTCTACGTGGGCACGCTGTTCGTGATTATGTCCATCTACCCGTGGAATCAGGTCGGCACCAACGGTAGCCCGTTTGTTCTGACCTTCCAGCATATGGGAATTGCCTTTGCGGCCAGCATTCTGAACTTTGTGGTGCTCACCGCGTCACTCTCCGCGATCAACAGTGACGTCTTTGGCGTGGGCCGTATGCTGCACGGCATGGCGGAGCAGGGCAGTGCGCCGAAGGTGTTCGCCAAAACCTCACGCCGCGGCACGCCGTGGGTAACCGTTGTGGTGATGACCGTAGCGCTGCTGTTCTCGGTTTACCTGAACTACATCATGCCGGAGAACGTCTTCCTGGTGATCGCATCGCTGGCGACCTTCGCGACGGTGTGGGTGTGGATTATGATCCTGCTGTCGCAGATTGCGTTCCGCCGTCGTCTGTCGCCGGATGAGGCAAAAGCGCTGAAGTTCAAAGTACCGGGCGGCGTTGCGACGACCGTCGTCGGGCTGATCTTCCTGGTGTTTATCATTGCCCTGATTGGCTACCATCCGGATACCCGCATTTCCCTGTACGTGGGCTGCGCGTGGATCGTCCTGCTGCTGGTGGGCTGGATGTTTAAATGCCGCCGTGACCGTCAGCTGGCGGAAGCGCAGTAA
- the brnQ gene encoding branched-chain amino acid transporter carrier protein BrnQ has product MTHHLKSRDIIALGFMTFALFVGAGNIIFPPMVGLQAGEHVWTAAFGFLITAVGLPVLTVVALAKVGGGVDSLSTPIGKVAGVLLATVCYLAVGPLFATPRTATVSFEVGIAPLTGDGAMPLFIYSLIYFAIVILVSLYPGKLLDTVGNFLAPLKIVALIVLAVAAIVWPAGPISDAMDAYKNAAFSNGFVNGYLTMDTLGAMVFGIVIVNAARSRGVTEARLLTRYTIWAGLMAGVGLTLLYLALFRLGSDSAMLVDQNANGAAILHAYVQHTFGGAGSMLLAALIFLACLVTAVGLTCACAEFFAQYLPLSYRTLVFILGIFSMAVSNLGLSHLIQVSIPVLTAIYPPCIVLVVLSFTRPWWNNSSRIIAPAMFISLIFGILDGIKASAFAHILPAWTQRLPLSEQGLAWLMPTVVALVLAIIWDRAAGRQVASNAH; this is encoded by the coding sequence ATGACCCATCACTTAAAATCGCGTGACATCATCGCGCTGGGCTTTATGACATTTGCGCTGTTCGTTGGCGCAGGCAACATCATTTTCCCTCCAATGGTTGGCTTACAGGCGGGTGAACACGTCTGGACCGCCGCGTTTGGTTTCCTGATTACTGCCGTGGGTCTGCCGGTTCTGACCGTCGTCGCGCTGGCGAAAGTCGGCGGCGGTGTGGATAGCCTCAGCACCCCGATTGGCAAAGTGGCGGGCGTTCTGCTGGCAACCGTCTGCTATCTGGCCGTTGGCCCGCTGTTTGCGACCCCGCGTACGGCAACCGTGTCCTTCGAAGTGGGTATTGCTCCCCTGACCGGTGACGGTGCGATGCCGCTGTTTATCTACAGCCTGATCTACTTCGCGATCGTGATTCTGGTTTCCCTCTATCCGGGCAAGCTGCTGGATACCGTGGGTAACTTCCTGGCTCCGCTGAAAATTGTGGCGCTGATTGTTCTGGCTGTTGCGGCCATCGTCTGGCCAGCGGGCCCGATTAGCGACGCGATGGACGCCTATAAAAATGCCGCGTTCTCTAACGGCTTTGTGAACGGCTACCTGACGATGGATACGCTGGGCGCGATGGTGTTTGGTATCGTTATCGTTAACGCCGCGCGTTCCCGCGGTGTGACCGAAGCGCGTCTGCTGACCCGCTATACCATCTGGGCTGGCCTGATGGCCGGCGTGGGGCTGACGCTGCTTTATCTGGCGCTGTTCCGTCTGGGCTCCGACAGCGCCATGCTGGTCGATCAGAACGCCAACGGTGCGGCTATCCTGCACGCCTACGTTCAGCACACCTTCGGCGGTGCGGGCAGTATGCTGCTGGCAGCGCTCATCTTCCTTGCCTGTCTGGTGACGGCGGTTGGCCTGACCTGCGCCTGCGCAGAGTTCTTTGCACAGTATCTGCCGCTCTCTTACCGCACCCTGGTGTTTATCCTCGGTATCTTCTCCATGGCGGTGTCCAACCTCGGTCTGAGCCACCTGATTCAGGTCTCTATTCCGGTGCTGACGGCTATTTACCCGCCGTGTATCGTGCTGGTGGTGCTGAGCTTTACTCGCCCGTGGTGGAACAACTCTTCACGAATTATTGCGCCAGCCATGTTTATCAGCCTGATTTTTGGTATCCTTGACGGGATTAAAGCATCAGCTTTCGCGCACATACTGCCGGCATGGACACAGCGTCTGCCGCTGTCCGAGCAGGGTCTGGCCTGGCTGATGCCTACCGTTGTTGCACTGGTTCTGGCGATTATCTGGGACCGTGCTGCAGGGCGTCAGGTTGCATCGAACGCTCATTAA
- a CDS encoding DUF2339 domain-containing protein, which yields MDELYILGCLFLVFALVVAPVLAVIGFNRSTAARQEIARLRQRIEALEQRDVPESAPEPVQPTAPVAVTAPVVEDAPAPVDPWRSDIPAAVAEPAPAPTPAAKQPSAFGGILTSLARWFMQGNPLAKLGILLLFLGLSFLLRYTVEHSLFPLELRLVATALFAIVLLAVGWRLRHKQRVYALILQGGATGVLYLTVFGAFRLWQMLPMTLAFALLVVICAASVGLAVLQKALSLAMLASLGGYLAPLLLSTGGGSFVALFSFYLLLSIGILAISIWQHWRELNLLGLLFTFGVGGLWGLNDYQPEDYWICQLFLIANTLIFGVLSVALSLRAQEKGKQIIDGVLLFAPPLIGFGMQYGMTRHWEYGPALSALGYGAFYLTLAFLALRRYPSIGRPLVMAALAIGGGFATLAIPLALSARWTAMAWALEGLGILWLGVQQHQRRMCYSGTALLVLALGSALWAQTNGVTSLSLLLIFIILSLCWLAAAWLWRTLFLPVSWALLAGGLLFWLVALLGASRLALTKELPILAGVLALTAASVWGWRQAAARLAWRELDASKWLLWPVMLLMVGYQLWHQQIVAAGWSNLAWCVALPAALMLLRRDGERLLPRIAMGLHLSLFWMILLALAAELYWFARSLPWGMAAWGSGLAMAAGGGVIMGLSAAVRRRGWPFREWPALYACLAPIPVVVALLVLLAVTNFQDGVVYRQTWLPLVNPLEEGAAFALLGLVVFYRAADRYYPAWLSQARPWPAVAMMAFGFWWLNGALMRALAWYGDVAWNMASLWDSRLIQTSFALFWMLSALVVMIHATRRASRQEWLCGAALLGVVMVKLMLVDSAGGGGLSRAVAFIGVAILVLIVGYFSPLPPKTGEEK from the coding sequence ATGGACGAGCTTTACATCCTTGGCTGTTTGTTCCTGGTTTTTGCGCTGGTGGTGGCACCCGTGCTTGCGGTTATTGGCTTTAATCGAAGTACGGCGGCGCGACAGGAGATCGCCCGGCTACGCCAGCGCATTGAGGCGCTTGAGCAGCGCGACGTACCTGAAAGCGCGCCGGAGCCCGTGCAGCCTACCGCGCCAGTGGCTGTGACCGCGCCGGTGGTTGAGGACGCTCCCGCGCCTGTCGACCCCTGGCGTTCCGATATTCCCGCAGCCGTGGCAGAACCCGCTCCGGCCCCGACGCCTGCGGCAAAACAGCCTTCTGCCTTTGGCGGTATCCTGACGTCGCTGGCGCGCTGGTTTATGCAGGGTAATCCGCTGGCGAAGCTTGGGATCCTGCTGCTTTTCCTCGGTCTTTCATTCCTGTTGCGCTATACCGTTGAACATTCCCTGTTCCCGCTTGAGCTGCGCCTCGTGGCAACGGCGCTGTTTGCCATCGTTCTGCTGGCGGTGGGGTGGCGGCTGCGGCATAAGCAGCGTGTCTATGCGCTGATCCTCCAGGGCGGGGCGACCGGCGTGCTCTACCTGACGGTGTTTGGCGCATTCCGGCTCTGGCAAATGCTGCCGATGACGCTGGCCTTTGCGCTTCTGGTGGTGATTTGCGCGGCGAGCGTCGGGCTGGCGGTGCTGCAGAAGGCGCTGAGCCTGGCCATGCTGGCGAGCCTCGGCGGGTATCTTGCGCCGCTGCTGTTGTCCACCGGGGGCGGCAGCTTTGTGGCGCTGTTCTCATTCTATCTCCTGCTTTCCATCGGGATTCTCGCTATCAGCATCTGGCAGCACTGGCGCGAGCTGAACCTGCTCGGGCTGCTGTTTACGTTCGGCGTGGGCGGCCTGTGGGGGCTGAATGACTACCAGCCTGAAGACTATTGGATCTGCCAGCTGTTCCTGATTGCCAATACGCTGATATTCGGCGTCCTGAGCGTGGCGCTGTCGCTGCGGGCGCAGGAGAAAGGGAAGCAGATTATCGACGGCGTGCTGCTGTTTGCCCCGCCGCTGATCGGTTTCGGGATGCAGTACGGCATGACCCGGCACTGGGAGTATGGCCCGGCCCTGAGCGCGCTGGGATACGGCGCATTTTATCTTACCCTCGCGTTCCTTGCGCTGCGGCGCTATCCCTCCATCGGACGACCGCTGGTCATGGCGGCGCTGGCCATCGGCGGCGGATTTGCCACGCTCGCCATTCCGCTGGCGCTGTCGGCGCGCTGGACGGCGATGGCCTGGGCGCTGGAAGGGCTGGGTATCCTCTGGCTGGGCGTACAGCAGCACCAGCGTCGCATGTGCTATAGCGGGACGGCGCTGCTGGTGCTGGCGCTCGGCAGCGCGCTGTGGGCGCAAACGAACGGCGTTACGTCCCTCAGCCTGCTGCTGATCTTCATCATCCTCAGCCTTTGCTGGCTGGCTGCGGCCTGGCTGTGGCGGACTCTCTTTCTGCCGGTCAGCTGGGCGCTGCTGGCAGGCGGGCTGCTGTTCTGGCTCGTGGCGCTATTGGGCGCATCGCGGCTGGCACTGACGAAGGAATTACCCATTCTGGCGGGCGTGCTGGCGCTGACGGCGGCGTCGGTCTGGGGCTGGCGGCAGGCGGCTGCTCGTCTGGCGTGGCGGGAGCTGGATGCCAGCAAATGGCTGCTGTGGCCGGTTATGCTGCTGATGGTGGGTTATCAGCTCTGGCACCAGCAGATCGTTGCCGCCGGCTGGTCAAATCTCGCCTGGTGCGTAGCGCTTCCTGCCGCGCTGATGCTGCTGCGGCGCGACGGTGAAAGACTCCTGCCGCGCATCGCGATGGGGCTGCATTTGTCGCTGTTCTGGATGATTTTGCTGGCGCTGGCCGCGGAGCTTTACTGGTTTGCCCGGTCGCTGCCGTGGGGCATGGCGGCCTGGGGCAGCGGACTGGCGATGGCAGCAGGCGGCGGGGTGATTATGGGGCTCTCTGCAGCCGTACGGCGTCGGGGGTGGCCGTTCCGGGAGTGGCCTGCGCTCTACGCCTGCCTGGCACCGATCCCTGTGGTCGTGGCGCTGCTGGTACTGCTGGCGGTGACCAATTTCCAGGACGGCGTGGTCTATCGTCAGACCTGGCTGCCGCTGGTAAACCCGCTTGAGGAAGGCGCGGCGTTCGCATTGCTGGGGCTGGTGGTCTTTTATCGGGCGGCGGATCGCTACTACCCGGCGTGGCTCTCGCAGGCCCGCCCGTGGCCTGCCGTCGCGATGATGGCGTTTGGCTTCTGGTGGCTTAATGGTGCGCTGATGCGCGCCCTGGCCTGGTACGGCGACGTGGCCTGGAATATGGCATCGCTGTGGGATTCGCGGCTTATCCAGACCAGTTTTGCCCTGTTCTGGATGCTGAGCGCGCTGGTGGTCATGATCCATGCCACCCGTCGGGCTTCCCGGCAGGAGTGGCTCTGCGGTGCCGCGCTGCTGGGCGTGGTGATGGTTAAACTGATGCTGGTGGACAGCGCGGGCGGAGGCGGTTTGTCGCGCGCGGTGGCGTTTATCGGCGTGGCGATACTGGTTCTGATCGTGGGGTATTTCTCCCCGCTGCCGCCCAAAACAGGAGAAGAAAAATGA
- the phoB gene encoding phosphate response regulator transcription factor PhoB — MARRILVVEDEAPIREMVCFVLEQNGFQPVEAEDYDSAVNQLNEPWPDLILLDWMLPGGSGLQFIKHLKREALTRDIPVVMLTARGEEEDRVRGLETGADDYITKPFSPKELVARIKAVMRRISPMAVEEVIEMQGLSLDPTSHRVMTGENPLDMGPTEFKLLHFFMTHPERVYSREQLLNNVWGTNVYVEDRTVDVHIRRLRKALELSGHDRMVQTVRGTGYRFSTRF, encoded by the coding sequence ATGGCGAGACGTATTCTGGTCGTAGAAGATGAAGCTCCAATTCGTGAAATGGTGTGCTTCGTGCTCGAGCAAAACGGCTTCCAGCCGGTTGAAGCGGAAGATTATGACAGCGCAGTGAACCAGCTGAATGAACCCTGGCCCGATCTGATTCTGCTGGACTGGATGTTGCCCGGCGGCTCCGGACTGCAGTTTATCAAACACCTGAAGCGTGAAGCGCTGACCCGCGACATCCCGGTTGTGATGCTCACGGCGCGCGGAGAAGAAGAGGATCGCGTGCGCGGTCTGGAGACCGGCGCGGACGATTACATTACTAAACCGTTCTCCCCAAAAGAGCTGGTTGCCCGCATTAAAGCCGTGATGCGCCGTATTTCGCCGATGGCGGTGGAAGAGGTGATAGAGATGCAGGGGCTGAGCCTTGACCCCACCTCACACCGCGTCATGACCGGTGAAAATCCCCTCGACATGGGGCCTACCGAATTTAAACTCCTGCACTTCTTTATGACTCACCCGGAACGCGTTTACAGCCGCGAGCAGTTGCTGAATAACGTCTGGGGAACTAACGTGTATGTCGAAGACCGGACGGTTGACGTACATATTCGCCGCCTGCGAAAAGCACTGGAACTGAGCGGCCACGATCGCATGGTGCAGACGGTCCGCGGCACGGGTTATCGTTTTTCTACCCGTTTCTGA
- the sbcD gene encoding exonuclease subunit SbcD produces the protein MRILHTSDWHLGQNFYSKSRAAEHEAFLNWLLETARTHEVDAIIVAGDIFDTGSPPSYARELYNRFVVNLQQTGCHLVIVAGNHDSVATLNESRDILAFLNTTVVASAGHAPQILKKRDGTPGAVLCPIPFLRPRDIVQSQAGLSGAEKQQHLLQAITDYYHQQHVDACALRGDQPIPVIATGHLTTVGASKSDAVRDIYIGTLDAFPAQNFPPADYIALGHIHRAQIVGGSEHIRYCGSPISLSFDETGKAKSVHLVSFSDGKLHAVETLEVPVTQPLAVLKGDLDAITAQLEQWRGTALNPPVWLDIEITTDDYLHDMQRKIQALTEDLPVEVLLVRRSREQREKILLSAQRETLSELRVEEVFERRLSQEEIDDAKRARLSELFSHTLHALNDEEENA, from the coding sequence ATGCGCATACTTCACACCTCGGACTGGCATCTGGGTCAAAATTTTTACAGCAAAAGCCGTGCGGCTGAACATGAAGCTTTCCTGAACTGGCTGCTGGAAACGGCCCGGACGCACGAGGTGGACGCGATTATTGTGGCGGGTGACATCTTTGATACCGGCTCGCCCCCCAGCTATGCGCGTGAGCTTTACAACCGCTTCGTGGTGAATTTGCAGCAAACCGGCTGTCATCTGGTGATTGTCGCCGGCAACCATGATTCCGTCGCGACGCTCAATGAATCCCGCGACATCCTGGCATTTCTCAATACCACCGTGGTCGCCAGCGCCGGGCACGCCCCGCAGATCCTGAAAAAACGCGACGGCACGCCGGGGGCGGTGCTGTGCCCCATTCCTTTTTTGCGTCCGCGGGACATCGTGCAAAGTCAGGCGGGGCTGTCGGGCGCGGAAAAACAGCAGCATCTCCTGCAGGCCATCACCGACTATTATCACCAGCAGCACGTCGATGCCTGCGCCCTGCGCGGCGACCAGCCGATTCCGGTGATTGCGACCGGCCATCTCACCACCGTCGGGGCCAGTAAAAGTGACGCCGTACGTGACATCTATATCGGCACGCTGGATGCCTTTCCGGCGCAGAACTTCCCGCCAGCCGACTACATTGCGCTCGGACATATTCACCGGGCGCAGATCGTCGGGGGCAGCGAGCACATCCGCTACTGCGGCTCGCCAATTTCGCTCAGCTTTGACGAAACGGGCAAAGCCAAGTCCGTCCATCTGGTGAGCTTCTCCGACGGAAAACTTCACGCCGTCGAGACGCTGGAGGTCCCGGTCACCCAGCCGCTGGCGGTGCTGAAGGGCGATCTTGACGCCATTACCGCCCAGCTTGAGCAGTGGCGTGGAACAGCGCTTAACCCGCCCGTCTGGCTGGATATCGAAATCACCACCGACGACTACCTGCACGATATGCAGCGTAAAATTCAGGCGCTGACGGAAGATTTACCCGTCGAAGTTTTACTGGTACGCCGCAGCCGCGAGCAGCGCGAGAAAATTCTGTTAAGCGCTCAACGCGAAACGCTCAGTGAGCTTCGGGTTGAAGAGGTGTTTGAACGCAGGCTCTCGCAGGAGGAAATTGACGACGCGAAGCGCGCAAGACTCAGCGAACTGTTCAGCCATACCCTGCATGCGCTCAATGATGAGGAAGAAAACGCATGA